Part of the Maridesulfovibrio bastinii DSM 16055 genome is shown below.
ATCGCTTTTCCTAAAGGAAGCAAGCTGGTTGCAAAAGTTAATGCAGCTCTTAAAACCCTCCGTGAAAACGGCACCTACCGTGATCTTTATGTAAAATGGTTTGGTACAGAGCCTAAATAAAAGTTTTATTTAACATGAATTCTTACGGGGGCGGCTTTATATGGCTGCCCCCGACTTTTGTTTAATTAAAACCGGGAACATTCTCATACGACCTTCAGCTATTTTTCGAAGTTCCCTCTAGCGCCGGAAAGAACTCCTATCAATTTATTTCATAATTTTTAAATAGGTAATCCCGGCATTCGTTTCAGGCTGTATTTAATACATAATAAATATTTCCGAATGATACTTCTGGATCATTTTAACTCCATAAGGATTAATTAAAATGGCGTTTAATTTTGACCCCTCTGTTTTTATAGAAACATTTCCAATGTTGATGCGCGGCTTACGCCTGACATTGGAAATTACTGTTGGAGGTTTGTTCCTCGGCTTTATACTTGGTTCTCTTTCCGGGCTTATGAAAATATCAAAGTCTCTGTTTTTCAGAAAGCTGGCCGGGGTTTATGTAGAGAGTATTCGCGGCACTCCAATGCTGGTGCAGGCCATGTTTCTATATTACGGAGTTCCCATGGCTGTAGGAATAAGAATTCCGCCATTAACAGCCGGTATAATTATTATTGCGGTTAATTCAGGTGCCTATATTGCTGAAATTGTCCGCGGTGCCGTTCAATCCATCAATACCGGGCAGATGGAAGCTGGAAGGTCTATCGGTCTTACTCGTACTCAGACAATGATATATGTTATCTGGCCTCAGGCTTTAAAGCGTATGATTCCTCCTTTGGGAAACCAGTTTATAATCAGTTTGAAGGATACTTCTTTACTTATGGTTATAGGCGTTGGTGAACTAATGAGGACAGGTCAGGAGATAACTTCCGTCAACTTTAGAGCCTTTGAGGTTTATTTGGCCGTAGCGGTCGTTTATCTGGCTATGACTCTTACTATTTCAGCCCTTATGAAAAGACTAGAAAAGAAATTAAATGTAGGACAGAGGTAAAGTTGTGATCCAGATTAAAAATTTATATAAAAAATTTGGTAATTTTGAGGTCATCAAAGGGATAGACCTGCATGTCCGTTCCGGTGAGGTTGTCTGTATTATAGGTCCTTCTGGATCGGGAAAATCTACTGTACTGCGTTGCATTAATAAGCTTGAAGTTCCTTCGGACGGACAAATTATAGTAGATGGACATGATATAATGTCTACTAAGACTGATATAAATATGGTCAGAACAGAAGCTGGAATGGTTTTTCAGCAGTTCAATTTGTTTCCACATATGACGGTTTTAAAGAATGTAACTCTAGGCCCCTTGAAGGTTCGTAAAATGAAGCCAGCTGAGGCTAATGAAATGGGGCTGGAACTGCTTGATAAAGTCGGTCTTAAGGATAAAGCAATGAATTATCCTGAACAGTTGTCCGGCGGTCAGAAACAGCGTGTCGCGATAGCCAGATCTCTGGCTCTTCAGCCTAAAGTTATTTTGTTTGATGAGCCGACATCTGCTCTTGATCCTGAACTGGTAGGTGAGGTTCTGGAGGTTATGAAGCAGCTTGCAAAAGAGGGAATGACTATGATTGTTGTCACTCATGAGATGGGGTTTGCCCGTGAAGTTGCTGATCGACTTATTTTTATCGATCAGGGAATTATCATGGAAGAAGGTGAACCAAATGAAGTTTTTGCAGCACCCAAAAATCCTAGATTGAAAGAATTCTTAAGCAAAGTTGTTCATTAATTTTTCTCTTAGCAGAAAAGCAGCCCGTAATATTCTATATTGCGGGCTTTTCTTATGCGGCACGTTGTCAAGCACCCCGCTAATTCTGATTTTATATTTTCGTAGGCCGCATTCATCCCTCACCTTGCGGTGCAATTAATTGATATTCCTTTTCTTATTCGTGCTCAGCGGCACCAAGTACCGATTCGGTACCAAATCAATTTAGGATCGCCATTTTTATTTCGTTGTCAAAGCAACCAAAAGCCCCTCGCGATCCGTTATACTGCCTTAGTTGGAATACTGAGTTTCCAAAGTAAAGCAGCAAGTTTTCGAGCAAGTGCAGCAATTGCCTTTTGGGGCACTCCATGCTTGCTCAAGATTCTGTTGTA
Proteins encoded:
- a CDS encoding amino acid ABC transporter ATP-binding protein, whose product is MIQIKNLYKKFGNFEVIKGIDLHVRSGEVVCIIGPSGSGKSTVLRCINKLEVPSDGQIIVDGHDIMSTKTDINMVRTEAGMVFQQFNLFPHMTVLKNVTLGPLKVRKMKPAEANEMGLELLDKVGLKDKAMNYPEQLSGGQKQRVAIARSLALQPKVILFDEPTSALDPELVGEVLEVMKQLAKEGMTMIVVTHEMGFAREVADRLIFIDQGIIMEEGEPNEVFAAPKNPRLKEFLSKVVH
- a CDS encoding amino acid ABC transporter permease, yielding MAFNFDPSVFIETFPMLMRGLRLTLEITVGGLFLGFILGSLSGLMKISKSLFFRKLAGVYVESIRGTPMLVQAMFLYYGVPMAVGIRIPPLTAGIIIIAVNSGAYIAEIVRGAVQSINTGQMEAGRSIGLTRTQTMIYVIWPQALKRMIPPLGNQFIISLKDTSLLMVIGVGELMRTGQEITSVNFRAFEVYLAVAVVYLAMTLTISALMKRLEKKLNVGQR